From a region of the Thermus caldilimi genome:
- a CDS encoding LAGLIDADG family homing endonuclease, translating to MERYFFDDHAQAIARRQYFQEGDGDILGMFRRVAREIAKVEKPEDRAYWEEKFYDLMASKRFSPGGRILAGAGTPHGNLLNCFVQGATQYPPESFDGIMEVAKKLALVTKVGGGNGVNLDPYRSKGNRQRQAVRGVAYLSARHPDGADFIRGLMRPPTNPEGEKEEIALKNFLRAVYGEVSPELRALAERYGVLVVQEPPPGAIQVPDDMGGIVEAAKEAAALALKGLEPHVDFSLLRPEGAPIRGSGGTSSGPVSFLMEIFDNFLEWAALGGEEAGPVATLRYVYAPVLRVVRQGGTRRGAGMATLSIEHPDLLDFLTAKDLDREKAEGDISTFNISVLVTEAFMKALEEDTLWPVTPIEVPGKYYPYPLGGPYTGQIPALPEREDGAKPIPLFGGKVPARWLWHEIAWHAWATGEPGLIFVDRINGLSALKGLGERYQIRSTNPCFVGSTRIPTEYGLVPIAELAEKGSFFLVTDNRAPFGGMGQPLPQTGTAVRRAAKAFFTGTKPVVRLRTREGLELTLTPDHLVLTPEGYREAGALKPGDRVLVQSGEGLFPKEDLLPAPALAVARERVAAAGSRSGRGREDVKGQYARLPTRWSPELGAALGWLLGDGYLREDGVGFYFSRKDYEEVSWLPTLLRDWFGGGTLQETPSNTYHLHFNRIPAEFFQALGVKPAKATEKRVPESLFRAPREAVVGFLRGLFSADGSVQVNPSKQDATIRLASSSLGLLQDVQLLLLNLGIYGKIHRRRAAGEKLLPDGRGGHKTYPVAEQYELILGAQSRDRFAEVVGFLQPEKQAKLRAFLRERPRGSYRKPFVATVASVEAASVAPVYDLTEPVTHSLVAGGLVCHNCGEIPLTVGEPCDLGALNLAAYVKDGEFQMAEFRKDVHTAIRFLDNVLDVNKFALPDNEEAAKKLRRLGLGVMGLADALIKMGLPYSSEKAREKVYEIMSALREEAIRASEALAEERGPFPLYEEHRDYFQGLGVRSRRNVAVLTVAPTGTTSMLMGVSSGIEPVFSPFVWRRIGGEYKPLLHPLFVELMEAYPPHPDYAKEGKWDWEKIIAAIQEDGHGSVKKLPFVPEAIRRVFECAHDIHPLDHVRMQGAVQRAFDAEGYAGNSLSKTINLPNHATVEEVEAAYLEAYRTGCKGITVYRDGSREFQVLTVRKEEKKEEKEEAPLVSHPAPEAPSPAPQPGTPMYERPGRLMGFTDMVKLLSPDGGKRSFLVTVNMLEGKPIEVILTSGKAGDEANADSEALGRVVSIALQYGVPPEAIVRTLRGINGGLYGTYQGRLVSSKADLIAVALETIPEVLKGEATAAPKAVPGQPRGGHLDGLTEVPALSGGSLGVRGPQSGLVLAGATKCPSCGEVALVREEGCYKCQVCGYSKCG from the coding sequence ATGGAACGGTATTTCTTTGACGATCACGCGCAAGCCATCGCCAGGCGCCAGTATTTCCAGGAAGGGGACGGGGATATCCTCGGCATGTTCCGCCGGGTGGCCCGGGAAATCGCCAAGGTGGAAAAACCCGAGGACCGGGCCTACTGGGAGGAAAAGTTCTATGACCTCATGGCCTCCAAGCGCTTCTCCCCCGGCGGGCGCATCCTGGCCGGGGCCGGTACCCCTCACGGCAACCTCCTGAACTGCTTCGTGCAGGGAGCCACCCAGTACCCCCCGGAAAGCTTTGATGGAATCATGGAGGTGGCCAAAAAGCTGGCCCTGGTCACCAAGGTGGGTGGGGGGAATGGGGTCAACCTGGACCCTTACCGCTCCAAGGGGAACCGTCAGCGCCAGGCAGTGCGGGGCGTGGCCTATCTCTCCGCCCGCCACCCCGATGGGGCCGATTTCATCCGGGGCCTTATGCGCCCCCCCACCAACCCGGAAGGGGAAAAGGAGGAGATCGCCCTGAAGAACTTCCTGCGGGCGGTCTACGGGGAGGTTTCCCCCGAGCTTAGGGCCCTGGCGGAACGCTACGGGGTCCTGGTGGTCCAGGAACCCCCTCCCGGAGCCATCCAGGTACCCGACGACATGGGGGGCATTGTGGAAGCCGCCAAGGAGGCAGCCGCCTTGGCCCTGAAGGGCCTCGAGCCCCACGTGGACTTCTCCCTCCTTCGGCCCGAGGGAGCCCCCATCCGGGGCTCCGGGGGTACCAGCTCCGGCCCGGTGAGCTTCCTCATGGAGATCTTTGACAACTTCCTGGAGTGGGCCGCCCTGGGAGGGGAGGAAGCGGGTCCCGTGGCCACCTTACGGTATGTGTACGCCCCGGTGCTCCGGGTGGTGAGGCAGGGCGGGACCCGCCGCGGGGCGGGAATGGCTACCCTTTCCATAGAGCACCCCGACCTCCTGGACTTCCTCACCGCCAAGGACCTGGACCGGGAGAAGGCCGAGGGGGATATCTCCACCTTCAACATCTCCGTCCTGGTCACCGAAGCCTTCATGAAGGCCCTCGAGGAGGACACCCTCTGGCCCGTGACCCCCATTGAGGTGCCGGGGAAATACTACCCCTATCCCTTAGGAGGCCCCTACACGGGCCAGATCCCTGCCCTGCCGGAGCGGGAGGATGGGGCCAAACCCATTCCCCTTTTCGGGGGCAAAGTTCCCGCCCGCTGGCTCTGGCACGAGATCGCCTGGCACGCCTGGGCCACGGGGGAGCCGGGGCTCATCTTCGTGGACCGGATCAACGGGCTTTCTGCCCTCAAGGGTTTGGGCGAACGCTACCAGATCCGCTCCACCAACCCCTGCTTCGTAGGTTCCACCCGCATCCCCACCGAGTACGGCCTGGTGCCCATCGCCGAGCTGGCTGAGAAGGGGAGCTTTTTCCTGGTCACCGACAACCGCGCCCCCTTTGGGGGGATGGGCCAGCCCTTGCCGCAGACGGGCACCGCCGTGCGCCGGGCGGCCAAAGCCTTCTTCACCGGAACGAAGCCCGTGGTGCGCCTCAGGACCCGGGAGGGCCTCGAGCTCACCCTCACCCCCGACCACCTGGTCCTCACCCCAGAAGGCTACCGGGAAGCGGGGGCGCTGAAGCCGGGGGATCGCGTCCTGGTGCAAAGCGGGGAGGGACTTTTCCCCAAGGAAGACCTCCTCCCTGCCCCCGCCCTGGCGGTGGCCCGGGAACGGGTGGCCGCCGCGGGAAGCCGGAGTGGGCGGGGCCGGGAGGATGTGAAGGGCCAGTACGCCCGCCTGCCCACCCGTTGGAGCCCGGAGCTGGGCGCGGCCCTGGGCTGGCTTCTGGGCGATGGGTACCTGCGGGAGGATGGGGTGGGGTTCTACTTCTCGCGAAAGGACTACGAGGAGGTGTCCTGGCTTCCCACCCTGCTCCGGGACTGGTTCGGAGGAGGTACCCTCCAAGAAACCCCCTCCAACACCTACCACCTCCACTTCAACCGGATTCCCGCCGAGTTCTTCCAAGCCCTGGGGGTGAAGCCCGCCAAGGCCACGGAGAAGCGGGTTCCCGAAAGCCTCTTCCGGGCGCCCCGGGAGGCGGTGGTGGGGTTCTTGCGGGGCCTCTTCAGCGCCGATGGCTCGGTCCAGGTCAACCCCAGCAAACAGGACGCCACCATACGCTTGGCCTCCTCCAGTCTGGGGCTTCTGCAAGACGTCCAGCTTCTCCTCCTCAACCTGGGCATCTACGGGAAAATCCACCGGCGGCGGGCGGCAGGAGAAAAGCTCCTCCCCGATGGCCGGGGAGGCCACAAGACCTACCCCGTGGCCGAGCAGTACGAGCTCATCCTGGGAGCGCAAAGCCGCGACCGCTTCGCCGAGGTGGTGGGCTTTCTCCAGCCGGAAAAGCAGGCGAAGCTTCGGGCCTTCTTGCGGGAACGCCCTAGGGGAAGCTACCGCAAGCCCTTTGTGGCCACGGTGGCCTCGGTGGAGGCTGCGAGTGTGGCGCCCGTGTACGACCTCACCGAGCCGGTCACCCACAGCCTGGTGGCGGGTGGGCTCGTCTGCCACAACTGCGGGGAGATCCCCCTCACCGTGGGCGAGCCTTGCGACCTCGGAGCCCTGAACCTGGCCGCCTACGTGAAGGACGGGGAGTTCCAGATGGCGGAGTTCCGCAAGGATGTCCACACGGCCATCCGCTTCCTGGACAACGTCCTTGACGTGAACAAGTTTGCCCTCCCCGACAACGAGGAGGCAGCCAAGAAGCTCAGGAGGCTCGGCCTCGGGGTCATGGGCCTGGCGGACGCCCTCATCAAGATGGGGCTTCCCTACTCCTCCGAGAAGGCCAGGGAAAAGGTCTACGAGATCATGTCCGCCCTGCGGGAGGAGGCCATAAGGGCCTCGGAGGCCCTGGCCGAGGAGCGGGGCCCCTTCCCCCTCTACGAGGAACACCGGGACTACTTCCAGGGCCTGGGGGTGAGGTCAAGGCGCAACGTGGCCGTCCTCACCGTGGCCCCCACCGGCACCACCTCCATGCTCATGGGGGTTTCTAGCGGCATCGAGCCCGTCTTCAGCCCCTTCGTCTGGCGCAGGATCGGCGGGGAGTACAAGCCCCTTCTGCACCCCCTCTTCGTGGAGCTGATGGAGGCCTACCCGCCCCATCCCGATTACGCGAAGGAGGGCAAGTGGGACTGGGAGAAGATCATCGCCGCCATCCAGGAGGACGGGCACGGCTCGGTCAAGAAACTTCCCTTCGTCCCCGAGGCGATCCGCCGGGTCTTCGAGTGCGCCCACGACATTCATCCCCTGGACCACGTGCGGATGCAGGGAGCCGTGCAGAGGGCCTTCGACGCCGAAGGGTATGCCGGAAACTCCCTCTCCAAGACCATCAACCTGCCCAACCATGCCACCGTGGAGGAGGTGGAAGCCGCTTATCTAGAGGCTTACCGCACAGGGTGCAAGGGCATCACCGTCTACCGGGATGGCTCCCGGGAGTTCCAGGTGCTCACGGTGAGGAAAGAGGAGAAGAAGGAGGAGAAGGAAGAAGCTCCTTTGGTTTCCCATCCTGCCCCTGAGGCCCCCTCGCCAGCGCCTCAACCGGGTACCCCCATGTACGAGCGCCCGGGCAGACTCATGGGCTTTACCGACATGGTCAAGCTCCTCTCCCCCGATGGAGGCAAAAGGAGCTTTCTGGTCACGGTGAACATGCTGGAGGGAAAGCCCATAGAGGTCATCCTCACCTCGGGCAAGGCAGGAGACGAGGCCAACGCTGACTCCGAGGCCCTCGGCCGGGTGGTCTCCATCGCCCTCCAGTACGGAGTGCCCCCGGAGGCCATCGTGAGGACCCTAAGGGGCATCAATGGCGGTCTTTACGGCACCTACCAGGGCAGGCTGGTTTCCAGCAAAGCGGACCTGATCGCCGTGGCCCTGGAAACCATCCCCGAGGTCCTAAAGGGGGAGGCCACCGCTGCCCCTAAGGCAGTCCCGGGTCAGCCCCGTGGAGGCCACCTTGACGGGTTGACCGAGGTACCCGCCCTCTCTGGCGGTTCCCTTGGGGTAAGGGGGCCCCAAAGCGGCCTGGTCCTGGCGGGAGCCACCAAGTGCCCCTCCTGCGGGGAGGTAGCCCTGGTGCGGGAGGAGGGATGCTACAAGTGCCAGGTCTGTGGCTACTCCAAGTGCGGTTAG
- a CDS encoding phosphoribosylanthranilate isomerase, producing the protein MRIKICGITRLEDALLAEALGALAVGFVFAPGSRRRVDLEVARAISEALGPFVVRVGVFQDQGPEEVLRVAERARLQVVQLHGAEPPEWAEAIGRHFPVIKAFPLTGPADPGWAQYPAGALLLDGKSPGSGQTYPRDWARPLLQTGKRIILAGGITPENLEEVLALRPYAIDLASGVERAPGIKDEAKLKALFAKGRAWNPGV; encoded by the coding sequence ATCCGCATCAAGATCTGCGGCATCACCCGGCTGGAGGACGCCCTTTTGGCGGAAGCCCTAGGAGCCTTGGCCGTAGGATTCGTCTTCGCTCCGGGCTCCAGGAGGCGGGTGGACCTCGAGGTGGCCCGGGCCATCTCGGAGGCTTTGGGCCCCTTTGTGGTTCGGGTAGGGGTCTTCCAAGACCAAGGCCCCGAGGAGGTGCTGAGGGTTGCGGAACGGGCCAGGCTCCAAGTGGTCCAACTCCACGGGGCCGAGCCCCCGGAGTGGGCGGAGGCCATCGGCAGGCACTTTCCTGTCATCAAGGCCTTTCCCCTAACCGGCCCTGCGGATCCCGGTTGGGCCCAGTACCCCGCAGGCGCCCTTCTGCTGGATGGCAAGTCTCCGGGAAGCGGCCAAACCTACCCCAGGGACTGGGCCAGGCCCCTTTTACAAACGGGAAAGCGCATCATCCTGGCCGGCGGGATAACCCCCGAAAACCTGGAGGAGGTTCTGGCCCTGAGGCCCTACGCCATCGACCTGGCCAGCGGGGTGGAAAGGGCCCCGGGGATAAAGGACGAGGCCAAGCTAAAAGCCCTTTTCGCTAAGGGAAGGGCGTGGAATCCCGGCGTATGA
- a CDS encoding inositol monophosphatase family protein has protein sequence MIGRKHPYFPYLEAMLEAAHLAKGIHTYYQAKGFTHGTKSGPTDLVTQADRESEEAIKELLLSRFPEAGFLGEEGGSEGSKALRFIVDPLDGTVNYAHGFPFYGVSIALEVEGKIQVGVVLDTSRDEAFYAVRGEGAFLNGRPIQVTRRKELLGSLLATGFPYDVAKDPENLTYFHRALSKGLLVRRPGAAALDLVYVAAGRLEGFWEVKLNPWDVAAGWLIVEEAGGKVTDLEGRPYRLGHRYIVATNGHIHEALIQTLLAQG, from the coding sequence GTGATTGGCAGGAAGCACCCCTACTTCCCCTACCTCGAGGCCATGCTGGAAGCCGCCCATTTGGCCAAGGGCATCCACACCTACTACCAGGCTAAGGGCTTCACCCACGGCACCAAGTCCGGTCCCACCGACCTGGTGACCCAGGCGGACCGGGAGTCGGAGGAAGCCATCAAGGAACTTCTCCTCTCCCGCTTCCCCGAGGCGGGCTTCTTGGGGGAAGAGGGGGGAAGCGAGGGGAGCAAGGCCCTTCGCTTCATCGTGGACCCCTTGGACGGCACCGTGAATTACGCCCACGGCTTTCCCTTCTATGGGGTTTCCATCGCCCTCGAGGTGGAGGGGAAGATCCAGGTGGGGGTGGTGCTGGACACCAGCCGGGACGAGGCCTTTTACGCGGTTCGGGGGGAAGGCGCCTTCCTAAACGGCCGGCCCATCCAGGTTACAAGGCGGAAGGAGCTCTTGGGAAGCCTCCTTGCCACGGGGTTTCCCTACGATGTGGCCAAGGACCCGGAAAACCTCACCTACTTTCACCGGGCCCTGTCCAAGGGACTCCTGGTGCGCCGGCCGGGGGCGGCGGCCTTGGACCTGGTTTATGTGGCTGCCGGGAGGTTGGAGGGCTTTTGGGAGGTGAAACTGAACCCCTGGGATGTGGCCGCAGGCTGGCTCATCGTGGAGGAGGCAGGGGGGAAGGTCACCGACCTGGAAGGAAGGCCCTACCGCCTGGGGCACCGCTACATCGTGGCCACCAACGGCCACATCCATGAGGCCCTCATCCAGACCCTCCTGGCCCAGGGCTAA
- a CDS encoding flavin reductase family protein, whose translation MDLEAKKKVLRSFTYGLYVLTAKDGEDYAAGTVNWVTQASFTPPLIALGVKRDSRLHELIQRTGKLALMTLAEGQKGIAQDFFKPTQREGSTLNGHPFEPSPTFGLPLLTELPYWLEAEVRHLHEGGDHSVVVAEVVEAGVRQEAKPLVMWDTGWFYGG comes from the coding sequence ATGGACCTCGAGGCTAAGAAAAAAGTCCTGCGGAGCTTCACCTATGGCCTTTACGTCCTCACCGCAAAAGACGGCGAGGACTACGCCGCGGGCACGGTGAACTGGGTGACCCAGGCCTCCTTCACCCCTCCCCTCATCGCCCTGGGGGTTAAGCGGGATAGCCGCCTGCATGAGCTTATCCAGCGCACGGGCAAGCTGGCCCTCATGACCCTGGCGGAAGGCCAGAAGGGCATCGCCCAGGACTTCTTCAAACCCACCCAGCGGGAGGGAAGCACCCTGAACGGCCATCCCTTTGAACCCTCCCCCACCTTTGGCCTTCCCCTCCTCACCGAGCTTCCCTACTGGCTCGAGGCCGAGGTGCGCCACCTCCACGAGGGCGGGGACCACAGCGTGGTGGTGGCCGAGGTGGTGGAGGCCGGGGTGAGGCAGGAGGCCAAGCCCCTCGTCATGTGGGACACGGGCTGGTTCTACGGGGGCTAG
- a CDS encoding type I restriction enzyme HsdR N-terminal domain-containing protein — MAILQKGAVKYLVEVKAIGSELKDAHLKQAADYGANQGVDWVILTNGRIWRVYRIVFAKPIGQELVLDIDLFNLNNRKGATVKVMQDLFLLTKEASLKGLLEQYYVQQQLSNRFVLAALLQTPPVLNTLRKLFRQLNPELKLEIDEIKDLLTTEVIKREALEGERAAMAAKLVKKLFQPKKAAKLKGAKEQPAPGGNPSGDL, encoded by the coding sequence TTGGCCATCCTTCAAAAAGGGGCTGTTAAGTACCTTGTTGAGGTCAAGGCGATTGGTTCAGAATTGAAGGACGCTCACTTAAAGCAAGCTGCAGACTACGGAGCCAATCAGGGAGTGGATTGGGTCATACTGACGAATGGCCGCATCTGGCGCGTTTACCGCATTGTATTTGCCAAACCCATTGGGCAGGAACTCGTTCTGGATATAGATTTGTTTAACTTAAACAACCGCAAAGGGGCTACGGTAAAAGTGATGCAAGATCTTTTTCTCCTTACCAAAGAAGCTTCGCTCAAAGGTCTTCTTGAACAGTATTACGTGCAACAACAGCTCTCAAATCGTTTTGTCTTGGCTGCTCTCCTACAAACACCCCCTGTGCTTAATACACTTCGCAAGCTCTTTCGTCAACTTAACCCCGAGTTAAAGCTAGAAATCGATGAAATTAAGGATCTACTTACCACCGAGGTCATCAAGCGAGAAGCCCTAGAAGGGGAACGAGCAGCTATGGCCGCAAAGCTCGTTAAAAAGTTATTTCAACCTAAAAAGGCCGCAAAACTCAAAGGAGCCAAAGAACAACCTGCTCCCGGGGGAAATCCCTCAGGAGATCTATAG
- a CDS encoding Mov34/MPN/PAD-1 family protein, whose amino-acid sequence MSQVLYVPRRLLEETRTHLQKEAPREGVGLWAGRREVERVIPLPNAHPEPLVGYLAEPLALLRALKEMEGEGLTLLAIYHSHPRGPAFPSPTDIREARWRVPYVIFGTDGVRAFLLPEGREVEIHVGGD is encoded by the coding sequence TTGTCCCAAGTGCTCTACGTGCCCAGGAGGCTTCTGGAGGAAACCCGCACCCACCTCCAAAAGGAGGCGCCTAGGGAAGGGGTGGGGCTTTGGGCGGGGAGGCGGGAGGTGGAAAGGGTGATTCCCCTGCCCAACGCCCACCCAGAGCCTCTGGTGGGGTATCTGGCCGAGCCCTTGGCCCTGCTTCGGGCCCTAAAGGAGATGGAAGGGGAGGGTCTGACCCTCTTGGCCATCTACCACTCCCATCCCAGGGGGCCTGCCTTCCCCAGCCCCACCGATATCCGCGAGGCCCGCTGGCGGGTGCCCTACGTCATCTTCGGCACCGATGGGGTCAGGGCTTTCCTTCTACCGGAAGGGCGGGAGGTGGAGATCCATGTGGGTGGAGATTGA
- a CDS encoding transposase: MKGAMTQTAHSLLWTLLALLPTPHLRESLKALLLLLLTGHGKARPQHSKTKSPSALSRFLNRYPWPTRALIRLARKKAQETLHRARPRRGPKPRLLVVLDLVTLEKRGLFPALPLSFFHGKWGLHLVVLYLVLGELRIPWAYRVWRGKGEKALSLLALRLLASLPPWMRKSFHLRVVADAAFGTARFLVGVRGLGLEAVVGMRRDRKTREGLPLFGLRRQGSRVHLRGLPFPVWVSWYRYPLPGGGWEWRYVVATFPAGPRTVLVWGRRRFTIEHFFRTVKSEFSLGRFGQRTALGVHRFLVLSFLAYLLAHWVRLAPDGRGLSWREAGWAAARLLLPEVVLRVLMAELGALGLWPPPAGGRGCSCRVFGRCKF, from the coding sequence ATGAAGGGTGCCATGACCCAAACGGCCCATTCTCTACTCTGGACCCTCCTGGCCCTCCTGCCAACCCCCCACCTCCGCGAATCCCTCAAAGCGCTTCTTCTCCTCCTTCTCACCGGCCACGGCAAGGCCAGGCCCCAGCACAGCAAGACCAAGTCCCCTTCCGCCCTCTCCCGCTTCCTCAACCGCTATCCCTGGCCCACCCGCGCCCTCATCCGCCTGGCTCGCAAGAAGGCCCAGGAAACCCTCCACCGGGCCAGGCCCAGGCGGGGGCCCAAGCCCAGGCTCCTGGTGGTCCTGGACCTGGTCACCCTGGAGAAGCGGGGCCTCTTCCCCGCCTTGCCCCTCTCCTTTTTCCACGGCAAGTGGGGGCTCCACCTGGTGGTGCTCTATCTGGTGCTGGGAGAGCTGCGCATCCCCTGGGCCTACCGGGTGTGGCGGGGGAAGGGGGAGAAGGCCCTTTCCCTCCTTGCCCTGCGTCTTCTGGCCTCCCTGCCCCCCTGGATGCGCAAGTCCTTCCACCTTCGGGTGGTGGCCGATGCTGCCTTCGGCACCGCCCGGTTTCTTGTGGGGGTGCGGGGGTTGGGTCTGGAAGCGGTGGTGGGGATGCGGCGGGACCGAAAGACGCGGGAGGGGCTTCCCCTCTTTGGGCTCAGACGGCAGGGGAGTCGGGTGCATCTGCGGGGACTTCCCTTTCCCGTGTGGGTGAGCTGGTACCGCTATCCCTTACCCGGGGGAGGGTGGGAGTGGCGGTACGTGGTGGCCACCTTTCCTGCGGGGCCACGGACTGTGCTGGTGTGGGGGCGGCGGCGGTTTACCATTGAGCACTTCTTCCGCACGGTAAAGAGCGAGTTTTCCCTGGGGCGTTTTGGGCAGCGGACGGCCTTGGGGGTGCATCGGTTTCTGGTGCTGTCCTTCCTGGCTTACCTGCTGGCCCACTGGGTGAGGCTAGCTCCAGACGGGAGAGGTCTTTCTTGGCGGGAGGCTGGGTGGGCAGCGGCGCGCCTGCTGCTGCCGGAGGTGGTCTTGCGGGTCCTCATGGCCGAGCTGGGAGCTTTGGGTCTTTGGCCCCCGCCTGCGGGGGGAAGGGGGTGTTCATGCAGGGTATTCGGGAGGTGCAAGTTTTGA
- a CDS encoding zonular occludens toxin domain-containing protein, whose translation MGIPGSGKSYALVLKGLEALSAPSPRPVYANFGFIRENVYHYLRRRKKLPHREAVLRTDLIREIRDYSDLLNVHDGVLLFDEAHMWLPSRQFDLIPVEVIAFWSQHRKVGVDVYLATQRYGSVDAIVRELVAFVYWARPAPFWLRVLLIPWARGRKVLRYTSIMDESLGMMQKQAKGIFEGVARNSVVILDPLAAACYDTYAIFEPPIVRLQRELDPKKRAIFDRMGLAWDASRVRGRRDMPRAVDGAPYLTMEELAHAYRHGLKPHELLRKKWEEWVSSCYGPGGSVSFGDASSRGGCSFEGQPSEFESVDWKRLAWSPEMS comes from the coding sequence GTGGGCATCCCTGGTAGCGGCAAAAGCTACGCCCTCGTCCTCAAGGGCCTTGAGGCCCTTTCTGCTCCCTCTCCTCGCCCCGTTTACGCTAACTTCGGTTTCATCCGGGAAAACGTCTACCACTACCTCCGCCGTCGCAAAAAGCTTCCTCACCGGGAGGCCGTCCTCAGGACCGATCTCATCCGGGAGATACGGGACTACTCGGACCTCCTCAACGTCCATGATGGCGTTCTCCTCTTTGACGAGGCCCACATGTGGCTTCCCTCCAGACAGTTTGACCTTATCCCGGTGGAGGTCATTGCCTTCTGGTCCCAGCACCGCAAGGTGGGCGTGGATGTCTATCTAGCTACCCAGCGCTACGGGTCTGTGGACGCTATCGTCCGTGAGCTGGTGGCCTTCGTCTACTGGGCTCGTCCTGCTCCGTTCTGGCTCCGTGTTCTCCTCATCCCCTGGGCTCGGGGCCGCAAGGTCCTCCGCTACACGTCCATCATGGATGAGTCCCTGGGCATGATGCAGAAACAGGCCAAGGGCATCTTTGAGGGCGTGGCTAGGAACTCCGTGGTTATCCTGGACCCCTTGGCGGCCGCTTGCTATGACACCTACGCCATCTTCGAACCCCCCATTGTCCGGCTCCAAAGGGAACTGGACCCCAAGAAGCGGGCCATCTTCGACCGCATGGGCCTAGCCTGGGACGCTTCACGGGTCCGTGGCCGTAGGGATATGCCCCGTGCCGTGGATGGTGCCCCCTATCTCACCATGGAGGAACTAGCCCATGCCTACCGCCATGGCCTCAAGCCCCACGAACTCCTTCGCAAGAAGTGGGAGGAGTGGGTAAGCTCTTGTTATGGACCCGGTGGGTCTGTTTCTTTTGGCGATGCTTCTAGTCGTGGGGGGTGTTCTTTTGAGGGACAACCTTCCGAGTTTGAGTCTGTGGATTGGAAGCGTTTGGCGTGGTCGCCAGAGATGTCCTAG
- a CDS encoding IS110 family transposase — protein MRFFLRGLPPISLVLCTMSAFVGVDVSARWLDVALPSGEVLRVRNPEGIPSLLEALPPGASVGLEATSTYYRPLAYALHRAGFRVYVLNPQAVKAYARSLLRRAKTDKADARLIARFLAERHVDLPLYTPLEDSLVLLSLLVRFSEALTADRVGALNRLHAWEYALPGVSGILGYVPRTLQGLREEVMRKALEVAEADPVVSRWLHALATLPGVGEVLALRIIAYSGDMTRFPSARAYTAFTGLTPRIYQSGDAPEKSAISRVGPSRLRSAFYMAALSAYRFDAERREWVDRMVGRGKPKKVALTALASRLARAAWVVCVRGA, from the coding sequence ATGCGCTTTTTCCTGCGAGGCCTTCCGCCGATAAGCCTGGTTTTATGCACGATGAGCGCATTTGTAGGCGTTGACGTATCTGCAAGGTGGCTCGATGTTGCCCTTCCCTCTGGGGAAGTCCTCCGGGTTCGGAACCCGGAGGGCATCCCTTCCCTTCTCGAGGCCCTCCCTCCCGGTGCTTCCGTTGGCCTAGAGGCCACCAGTACGTACTACCGCCCTTTGGCCTACGCTCTCCATCGGGCGGGCTTCCGGGTCTACGTCCTCAACCCTCAGGCAGTCAAAGCTTATGCCCGGTCCCTCTTGCGTAGGGCGAAGACCGATAAGGCGGATGCTAGGCTCATCGCTCGCTTTCTTGCTGAGCGGCATGTGGACTTGCCCCTTTACACCCCCTTGGAAGACTCGCTTGTCCTGCTTTCCCTTCTGGTTCGCTTTTCTGAGGCCCTAACTGCTGACCGGGTGGGTGCCCTTAACCGTCTTCATGCCTGGGAGTACGCTCTGCCCGGTGTTTCGGGCATCCTGGGATACGTTCCCCGTACCCTCCAGGGCCTCCGGGAGGAGGTCATGCGGAAGGCCCTTGAGGTTGCTGAGGCTGACCCTGTTGTGTCCCGTTGGCTTCACGCCCTAGCCACACTGCCCGGTGTCGGTGAGGTTCTCGCTTTGCGGATTATCGCCTATTCTGGTGATATGACCCGTTTTCCTTCGGCTCGGGCATATACGGCCTTTACAGGTCTGACCCCTAGGATTTACCAGTCTGGGGACGCCCCCGAGAAGTCGGCTATCTCCAGGGTAGGCCCTTCCCGCCTCCGGTCTGCCTTCTACATGGCGGCCCTATCTGCATACCGCTTCGATGCTGAGCGTAGGGAGTGGGTGGATAGGATGGTAGGTAGAGGCAAACCGAAGAAAGTTGCCCTCACAGCCTTAGCGTCCCGTCTAGCACGGGCGGCGTGGGTTGTCTGCGTCAGGGGGGCTTGA